Within the Lacerta agilis isolate rLacAgi1 chromosome 15, rLacAgi1.pri, whole genome shotgun sequence genome, the region aatattcataaatgcacacatatctaaatatataagccatgtgtctgaaatagtacgggagagcaatcctgaagccattttgactcccaatgacctcaaatattcctctgcagtaagggaggcaaatagggaaagccttcccatttttattttttatttttttacaaatcctttcttaagggtgtatttgtgtatgaatagggtgagcctatgACCTGgcttcaggaactaaagtattaaccaccACGAAAGAATGGCAAGGCTGCCCAGATAATGCAATCGgcgaccattatcaggtatccttgTAGGCAGGGTTTCTGCTATAGACCGCCTCCTATGATATATGTATGACGATTTTGgagtggtctttggctaagggggttgttgggcaatgtcaaaagtctttaaaggttcctgcacacttttgttgagggtctctccctccttggaaggaggggaggggactctgttgcaacagaaaaataaatatctgccttgctttccactggattctgcctccatccattcttctctggccgatcatggacttaggggactcaagAGTCCCATGGGGAATTGGGAAGCAAGagccaaaccccaatttttacatcaCCATCATGGAAATCACACAAGTCAGGTCCCCCCTCTTATTCCTATGTCCCCCAACCAGCCAGCTGTTCacatctcttcccctttccccgcACTCCAGGTTGCCATGGCATTATTCACTTGTATTTAGGAGCTTCTGGAGAAACAAAGGAGGAGCTTTCCATAACAACTTGTTGTTGTTAAGAAGCACTTGTTTAGCAAATGGCTGTGGGGCAAGTCTTGCCAGGCCACCAGAAAATTGTTCGTGGTGCTAGGTATTTTCTTAGCACCAAACTCTAATGGAAATGCTGGTGATGCTTCAAACGCGAGAGGAAAAACCGCAAGCCCCACATCCTGGCTCCCTCCAGTTTTGGACAAACTGTGACCCACCCCCCAATAGTCTTCTAAATACAGTAGCTTCCAATGACAAGACAGGATCGGGCCCTATGTAATTTGAGCACAGAATTTTGGGATAATAGCAGAGTACTTTGAGAGCGTTTCCTTCCCCTCTTAAAGCTGCATTCTGCATATCAGAAATGAAGACAGCCCCCGCAAATCCCTGGTAGTCTTTGTAGCTCTTTTCAGAAATGTAACGCTGTCCCAAATACTGTGGAATCCTCAGACTGATTTTGTGATGATACTTTTCAAATGTGAGAGTATGGTAGGCCTTCAAGGGGACACTTTGATTTTGAGGGAAATAAAAAGACTTTGTTTTCCTGTCTTCTCCATACTTTTTGTCCTATTATGTCTTCTAACATCCCGGCAGTGACTGTGATTTTCAAATAGAATTTGATACACTTAAATACTTAATTAAATGattaaaaaatcaacatttcTGTGGTAATTCCAACTGGTTAGGTTGATAGTATTCTTTGAACCGCCCTGAAACCCccaggtataggatggtatataaattctaataataataataatgataataatacaaCCAGCTAatttcacagagttgttgtatgaataaaaaatgggtggggagagaaccattataccaccttgagctcctcaaaGGACAGGTGGGATATACGGTAAATGTAATACATGGAAGTAATTAAATAATACCAGAATATCAGTGACCAACTGTGGACTTGATTTATGCTTTCAGGCTGCTAAGATGTCAAGCCAAAAGAAGTGTCCAGACTGTGGCTCCTTGGAAATTATAGAGGACTCGCATTATGCTCAGAACCAGCTGGTGTGCGCAGACTGTGGCTTCATTCTGACTGAAGGGCTTCTCACAACCACATATACTGATGAAGAACATTTACAAGGTGAGGCAAAGAATAGCAAAATAGCTCAAAACTTTGTATCTTACAAAGACATAGGATTTGGGATACGACTTGCAAGCAGTACTCAAATATAGACAGgccctacaccaggggtccccaaactaaggcccgggggccagatgcggtccaatcgccttctaaatacggcccgcggacggtccgggaatcatcgtgtttttacatgagtagaatgtgtgcttttatttaaaatgcatatctgggttatttgtggggcataggaattcgttcatcttttttttttcaaaattaagtccggccccccacaaggtctgagggacagtggactggccccctgctgaaaaagtttgctgacccctgccctacaccATTCAACAGTTTAAAAATGGGTGCATGTTTGAGAGCTTGGACCAAAGTTTGGCTGATTTCTGTGTGTTTTTATCTCATAGAAGTCACATATTCACGGAGTACCGGTCAGAATGAGCAAACGAGCCGTTGTGTACAGCGAGGTAAGTATTCTGCATTACTCTTTTGATGCTTTGTGGAAATTAATGTGCCTGTCATCCACAAGAACTGCATTTTTTCACTTTCTAAAAGCAAAgagaaatttgcatttttaaaacagtctTACCTATTTGCTGTAGGACCAACATCAAAACAACCTATTTTAGAGTTTTAGAGGTGCATAGAGTCCAGAGTTCAGTTTGATTGCCTGACCAATGATTGCTGAATCATTGACAGACTAGTTAACCACGGACCAGTCTGTTTCCATTACCATTAAATGGACATTATAATTGTGTGTACAGCTGCaaaactgtgggttaaaccacagagcctagggcttgccgattggaaggtcggcggttcgaatccccgtgtcgggttgagctcccgttgctcagttcctgctcctgccaacctagcagctcgaaagcacacagtgcaagtaaataaataggtactgctccggcgggaaggtaaacggcatttccgtgcgctgctctggttcgccagaagcggcttagtcatgctggccacatgacccggaagctgtatgctggctccctcggccagtaaagcgagatgagcgccacaaccccagcgtcgtctgcgactggaccaaatggtatggggtccctctacctttacaTAACTAAAagccaaattaaaatacaatacaaatgtgAAGTTGAAACAGCAATACTAACAGCCATTTTCAATTAGAGCCCTCAaaggcttttatttaaaaaagttctCCACAATATCCAAGAGAAGCCAAAGTAGGCTTGGTTTGGATACTGCAGTTACACTACTACAATTGAAAATATGTTGTCCATGATTGCCACCCATGTAACCTCTGAAAGTGGGAACATGTGAAACAGAGCCTCCACAATTATCTTAGTATATGGGCAGCTTCATACAGGCAAAGACCTGCCCTGCAGTTAGATTTGTCACTGATAAATGTGTATGTTGAAACATTTCTTAAGtactgtatttcccccccacagGAGTCAAACGTGTTCGGGATCTCTGCAAAGTTCTGCGGCTTCCTTCTCTGTTTGAAGATACAGCCGTGTCCTATTACCAGCAGGCAATCAAACGTCCCTGCTTCAGTTTAGTCAGCTTGGAGAAGAAGGAGATGCTTGTGGGCTGTTGTGTCTTTGTAACCTGCCGCCAGCACAACTGGCCCCTGACCATGGGCACAGTCTGCCTGCTACTCTATGGAGACAAGGAGTTGTTTGCAAAGACCTATCTACGCTTCCTGAAGGAACTGGCACTGGATGTGCCTGCTCTCAGCTTGATGGATATGGTGAAAACCCACCTCAACAGGTATGTCAAAGTTCTTGTGCCCTTTCCTTGACAATACTTATCAAAGTTGGTGTGCAATTTCCATCGTTCAGACAGAATTTACAAGTATCATACGGACTGTGCGGTATATTGATTGGAAGGCGGATGAAACAGCAAGCTTCTTAAAGTTCAGGGATGGGTGTAgtcagtgcttggatgggagaCTTCCTAGGAACCCTGTGTGTGCTGTGTGCTTCCATCATGGAAGAAATGGGTATTTACATATGTGTATGTACACTCAAACTCCCTGATTTCTGAGATTCATGCAGTTCTAGGCTTTTCTCTTCAGCCACAGGGGCAgcaaacttccttttttaaaaaaacaaataattctCAGAATTGTGAATTCTGCTCCTGCTACCAATCCTGTAATTGCTTGGAAATCCTTCTTATTATTATTGAGGGCAAGAAGCTGACAAACAGAATTTTGTTGAGCACAAGTTAGGAATAGTATAAATTCAGCCCTGTCCATATAGTGCTGTTTAATAGAAGATTCTTGCCTTTTTGGTGCCCTTGGAAAATGCAGGGCCTTCTGCCCTTTGCCCTTATGCTTTGTTTTGCTCATGTCCCTCTTTCACCTATTTGTCTTCTTTATCCTGCCAAATCTCCCAACCCAAGGCAGTCTATCTAAATGGGCTGTTTGATTTTCATCTTTCCAGCTTCAAGATTTTCCAGAATTCACCCAGCGTCCCGACTAAGTTTGTGGAAGAAAAGGAGCAGCTGGTGGCAAGGACTATCCAGATGGTGGAACTTGCCAGCGACACGTGGCTAGTGACCGGCCGGCACCCCATCCCCATAGTGACAGCAGCAGCCTTCCTGGCATGGCAGTCTCTCCGGCCTGTCGATCGCCTCACTTGCACCCTTTCTCAGTTCTGCAAGCTTGCTGGTATGGATGCTCCCCGGCCAGCCCACCAGAGACTGAAGGAGCTGCACAACATCCTCCTGCAAATGGCTTCTCAGCTGGGCTGGTTGCGAGTGCTGAAAGTGGACCGTCGGAGCGTGGCGAAGTACATCGGTGACCTGCTGCGGCACCGCCGTGTGCTTCTACAGGCTGCCTTCCGCATCGTGGATACTACGGAAGACCGCGACCTAGAAAACTCAGCGGCTGCGCCACTGCAGCTAATAGATGAGAGCACCGCAACAGTAGAAGAAGCCTCCCTTTCGGGAGAGAAGCAGACGTTCAGCAAGCGGAAACCTTTGCTCCCACCCTGTGTCTTGAACCCCACAAAGAGGCTACGAACTCCTGAGCTAGGCCTCGAAGATTCTGCTATCACCGGGGATGAGCCCATTTTAGACAGTGAGATAGAGCAGTATATCCGGACTCCAGAAGAAAAGGAGATGTTTATCAAGGCTCAAGCGTGCCTATGAGCTTGAAGCTGCAAGTGATTCAGAGGCTTGCAGCCAATAGCCTCCTGATCTGATacatattttgctctaggaggcttagctTGATAAGAATAGAGTATACACTTCCAAAGTTAATGCTTAATACATtatttctggtaaatgagccatcATAAGCACTAGAGGattgtgaaaatttgtgtcctgggctttttagacttgttTACCTATGTACTGTCTGAAACAAAGGgatgcattggttgccagatgtgatcccccccccctgctctcctATCCCACTAAGAATCTCCCGCATCCTTCAGGCACGGCTCCTTCCACCCTACTGTGGTAATAATTGAAGACAGGTTTGGGTGGCCTGGATAACTGGTTACTGGTGGGGACCTAGCCTGTGAAATTATTTCCCTTCAACTCTGACAAGAGGTATAGGAAGTGGCCACATTGCAGTGGTTTGCATACTGTTTAGGACAACTTTTGGTGTAAATATTGGCAGGCTTCCATACGTATCTCTGGTGAGTAGTAGTATCCACCCTTGAAGGCAGTCAGCGAGCTAAAGCAAGAAATACCTTTTTGAGTTGGCGTTTGACTTGAATGAGTGTTTTTCTGGTCTGCTTATGGTCCTCAGTTAGGCATGGGAGGGTGGAAGAGAAGTGTGAAAATCTAATTGCAAGTTGTTTCAGACATGCATGCTTTAAACCTAGACCCAGAAGAAAAAGTTTTGTCTTCGCAAGCATCTCTTTATAGAACATGGTATGGTGGTTCTTGCACATCATACCTGTGTCACAAGATAGGTGGTGGGTCGGTCGCTCTGATTAATGGAGCTGCTTAGTTAATTTTTGTCCCTACATGCATGTTGAGAGACAAGCTTGTATGTCACAATGACATATGTGATTTGTTCAGTTGCTCAAATTGTTGACACACAAATCCATTTATTGCTCTGTAACTGTGGCCAAACTCTGTTACTGCcagatttgatttttaaaaaatatgacttTATGACCAACCAGATATTGAACTGTGTGAGGTATCAAGAGAGCCAGAGGAATAAGAAAACAATTGATAACTTTTTGGATGTTGCAAATCTTTAATATATTAAACAAGAAACATCTGCTAGAAACACTTCATTTTTATAAAATGCAAAAGCCCTATTAAATGCTTTCTTTGGCACAGTTGTCTCTCAAAAAAGCTCTCTGTTCTTTGGCACAGTTGTCACTCAAAAAGCTTTCTTTTGTGATATGTCATTTGCTCATAATGTAAACAGACAAAATAAGGTAAtaatacaaagcttttctgataATACTGTTTTCAGTGTAGCAAGCATATATAACAAGTTCAGCATCGGCAATATCATGTGGGTTGTAATACTGATATATAAATGATTTAGGcctttatttaaatataaaaaatataaaaccaagaAGGAACTTTCAGAggtaagggaaaggagaatagaTCTGCTCTCAAGCTAAACAGGAGGAAGCAATTGTgataccactgtagttgcaaaagaggtgatggaggaggaggaggaggaggaggaggaacagttcTTGGAAGATTCAGGGATTGGGAGGTAATAAGTGCTTCATGGCCCTTTAAGGGCTCCAACTTTCCATGCCAGCTCTTAGAGCCACTGTGGATCCTAGTGATTGCCCATGGCTCTGCCTGTTTGACTCGTGGAACCAATAGCATGAGGACCAAAACAATCCCTGCAGCTCCTTTCGAGGTAGGTGGTGTTTTACTTACAAGGAGACTGCATGCGTATGCCTGCCTGTCTATAGCAGTACATTGATCTTCTGCCGTGTTCAGAATAAGGGCTTTATTTTTAGCAAGCACTGTACAGTTGATTTCAAAGGAGCAGTAAGAATTTTCAACACGTGTGCATAAAAATTACACATTTATAATGTATATTTATAGTACCCAGTTTGTGTCTTTCCTCAAGGCTATGGTTCTGATGTGGAGATATCTCCCAGCATCCACCCCCTGCTTGCATTCATTGCTGTTACTTACTGTAGTGAATGTGCTTCCTCTTCTAGCAGCTGTTTGTTATTGCCTGTGATATAAATTGCAAAAAGTGAGAAGAGGGGCCTGTGCAGGGAGCCTGGCCTGTTCAGATTTCTTGCACGCACGCCCTTGAAAGTGGACGAATAGATTCTTCAGCCACTTCTGACACAAAGGTGGCCTTTGTGGGAAGTGCTTTTCTATGCAATTAAACCCACAGGtgtttcagtgctatttttctagaaaaagaggtgccagaactcacaatgaacacctcccgtgttctcttagaatagcaatggagcccaccagagaggtgccgcaactgagttccagctgaaaaaaagccccagGTGTTACGCTGGCCTTGTGAGACACACCCACATGGGTAGGGCTGCTTGCATGAGAAAGGCCCACATGACAAGCCTTCAAAGGTTATGCTAGAATCGTGGGGTGAGCTCATTGTAAAATCCCTCCCGCTGTGTTCCTGTAAATTCTTAAGGATACTTAACTGTGGCTCTCGGCTGACTTCCCTCCTTGCAGGATGCCTACGTCTTTAGGAGCTGGGTGCCCCTCCCTTCCACTTTCCCAAACATGGAAAACCCATCTAACAAACTCAatgaaaggaaaaacagcaacatgTTTAGTCCTCCTACACCTGTGGCTCTCGTAAGATCTCACTGTTCTTGTTCATGATTAATGTTTGTTAGCATGTCCTCGAAGGTCATTGGGGCTGGAGTGTGAGGAGACAGCATTTCTAAGTGCCTGTCTGGATTTTTCACCCATTCATCAATACTACAAATTCCACTGTCGTCTTCTTAGCTTCCCATATGTTTGCC harbors:
- the BRF2 gene encoding transcription factor IIIB 50 kDa subunit; the protein is MSSQKKCPDCGSLEIIEDSHYAQNQLVCADCGFILTEGLLTTTYTDEEHLQEVTYSRSTGQNEQTSRCVQRGVKRVRDLCKVLRLPSLFEDTAVSYYQQAIKRPCFSLVSLEKKEMLVGCCVFVTCRQHNWPLTMGTVCLLLYGDKELFAKTYLRFLKELALDVPALSLMDMVKTHLNSFKIFQNSPSVPTKFVEEKEQLVARTIQMVELASDTWLVTGRHPIPIVTAAAFLAWQSLRPVDRLTCTLSQFCKLAGMDAPRPAHQRLKELHNILLQMASQLGWLRVLKVDRRSVAKYIGDLLRHRRVLLQAAFRIVDTTEDRDLENSAAAPLQLIDESTATVEEASLSGEKQTFSKRKPLLPPCVLNPTKRLRTPELGLEDSAITGDEPILDSEIEQYIRTPEEKEMFIKAQACL